TCCGCCGGAGCCACCGAGACAGCCGGCGGTCGAGCCGAGCGCCACCGCGCCGGAGAGCGCCGCGAGGTACGACCGTCGTGTGGGTTCCATACTCTGCCGAAGGGACCGGTGACTTATAATCGCGTTCGTCCCGGTCGTCGCGGTCGCCCCCGGTGGGTCCGCGGGAGCGCTCTCGGCCCGGAACCAGTCGACTTTTCACCGCTCCGCGTCGCTCTCCGGTATGGAGTTCGAAGAAGACGACAGCGTGGTACTGCACGACAAGCACAGCGAGTTCGACGGCGAGGTCGGCACGATCACGCAGGTCGTCGAGACGATGTTCGGCGACGCGACCTACACCGTCGGCTTCGACGACGGCCAGGAGGTCGGCATCTCCGCGGACCAGCTGGAGCTCGCCGAGGACGCCGACGACGAGTCGGACGCGGAGTAACGAGCGTTTTTCAGCCCCCGACGCGTAGGGCCGTCAATGCCGCGAATCCCGTTTCACTACGTCGATCTGCGGACCTTCTGCTACGAGACCGAGGACGAAAAGCGGGTCGAGAGCGCCCTCCGGACGTTCCTCCCAGAGGACTTCGAGGTCGAGCGCACGGAGAGCGAGGGCCACCACGGCGACCGGATCGTCGTCCTCTCCGCGCGGGTCGAAAACGCCGACGACGTCCGCCACGTCCTCGGGCGGCTCGCGACGCTCCCGGCGTTCGAGGACCTGCTGTCGGAGCTCGACGAGCGCGTCACCGACAACACCGAGCTGTTCCTCCGGCTGGACAAGCAGTCGGCGTTCCGCGGCGAGGTCCGCCGCGGCGGCGGGATCACGCTCCGCGCGAAGGTCGAGGCCTACCCCGCGACGAAGGAAGCCGCCGTCGAGAACGCCCGCGAGGCGCTCGATCGGGCCGAGGAACTGACCAGCGATCGCGGCCGAAGCGGCGAATAGCGAGCAGGCGACACGGCGGCGTCGCAGGGCGATGTGTCGCGCACCCGCGGGCGCCCTGCGTCGGCGGTCAGCGCACGGCGCCGATGGGACCGTCTTCGGAGATTCAGTAGCGTTTGAACTCTTCACTCATCGGATCGCACGACGGGTGCGATCGAGCGAGTACTCAGTTGCAAACGCCACGATGCACGATCGGCCGTCGCGGACGGGACAGTCGGCTTCTCTCGGTCGACTCTCGATCGATCTCAGTACCGCCCGTACGCGTCGCGTAGAATCCCGAACGACTCCTTGCGGCGTTCGGCGTAGTCGGGGGTCTGCCAGGTGTCCCACCGGAAGCGTCCGAACTCCGAGACGGTCTCGATCGATCCGCCGTCGGCCGGGAGCAGATCGGTGGCGTTGCTCGGTGCCGGCAGGTCGCGAGCGGCGCCGTTGGGTCCCGGCGCGTACGTCAGCGCGGCGAGTCCGATCCCGTCGACTCGCTCGCCGGCGTCGAGCCCCTCCTGCCAGATGTCGCCGGTGACCGTCCGCGTGCTCGGATCGCGGAACTGGAGGAGCTGCCAGGGGAGCCGCAGTTCGACCGTTCCGGCGTCGGGATCCGCGTGGACGTCGGTCAGCGAGTCGTACGCCGGAGCCGTCGGATCGGCGGTTCCGTACCGCAGTTCACCGGTCTCGACCGAGCGGAACGGGATCGTCCGGTCCTGCGTCGGGATCCGGAGCGGATAGCTCGTCGCGAGTCTGACGGGGTGATAGACGCCGTTGTCCGGCTCGGACGCGTACGGCGCCGGATCGAGGACGCCGTCGCGCTCGCTGTACTCGTAGTAGAAGAGGTCGTAGTGGCTCGCGACCCACACGCGAGAGTCCTCGGGGCCGCCGAGTTCGACGACGAAATCGACGCCCGAGCCGGCGTCGACGCCGGCGTTCAGCAGTAGCGACGTGTTCCCCAGATCCGGCGTCGTGTCGAGGGCGACGAGCGCCCGCGTCCGGTCCCAGTCGAACGCGTCGCCGACGTCGTCGAGCGCGAGCCGGAGGTAGAGGTACCCCTCGTCGGCCGCCGCCCGGAGTTCGCGAAGCGACCGTCCCGCGTCGTACCCGTCGTCGAGCGAGACGGCCGGCGACGCCGACCCGCTGGCGATTCGCGTCGCGTCCGCCCACTCCGCGTCGCTCCCCGAGAGCGTGATGCCGGCGCTCGGATCGAACGACAGGAGGCCGAAGCACTCCTCGGGCGACTGGACGTTGAGCCAGTACGGCCGCCGGTCGGGATCGGTGTACTCCATCGTGTTCCACGTGCGCTTGAACCACTCGTCCTGCCAGGCGAAGACGAGCCCGCCGGCGGTCCCGGCCCCGACGATCGCCTCGAAGAGCTCGGCGTCGTACTCGCCCTGCTGGGCCTCCGTGTGGTGGCCCTGGTCCATCCCGCCGACGTGTTCGTGCGCGTTCCCCCGGGACGACGGCACGCCGTACTCGCCGACGACGACCGGGTGGTCGTTCGCGGCCACGAGATCGTCCAGGTAGCCGGCGTAGCCGGCCGCCGGGGCGGTCCCATCGCCGTCGCCGGCGACGTACTCCCGGCTGAAGTTCATAAAGTCCGGGTAGTAGGGGTAGACGTGGTACGTGGCGAAGACCCCGGGATCGAACGCGTCGGCCGCGACGACGTGGTTCGGGTTCACCGAGACCTCGTCCTCCCACGCGAACGGCTCTGCGGGATGTGAGAGGTGATCCGTCGTCGGCCAGTTGGCGAAGCTCACCGGCCGGCGGTGGTCGTACGTCTCGGCCGCGTACGTCGCGAGCGCGTCGAGCCGGCGGGCCAGCCAGCGGTCGAACGCCGTCGCCGCGTCTGTCGCACGGACGAGCCGGCCGTCCGTGCGGCCGCCCTCGTGGTCGGCGTTCGTCCGCGCGACGAACTGCGGCTCCCACTCGACGCCGACGACGTAGCCGAGCAGGTACGCCGAGACGTCGACGTCGAACGAGCCGCTGGCGTAGCCCGGGCGGTCCGGTAACTGGGCGTTCCCGTTGACGACGTCGACGACGGTCCGCACGCGCTCGTCGAAGACGTCCGCGACCCCGTCGTCGTAGGCGGTGGTCTCGCCCTCGATGCGGTCGGCCGGCAGCCAGTTCCCGTGCAGGAGGTACAGCGGCTGGTCCGCGTCGGCGTTGTGGGCGGCGAGCGCCTCGTAGAACGCCGGCGGGTGGACGGTGTAGACGCGGATGGCGTTCGCGTTGAGCTCCGCCATCGCGTCGAGCCACCGATCGTACTCCGCGCGGGTGATCGCGGTCTCGCCGGGGAATCGCCCCGGCTTTCCCATCCCGAGGTTGACGCCGCGGACGAGAAAGTCCTCCCAGCCCCCGTCGCGTCGGACCCGGATTCCGTCACCGCGGACCCGAACGCCTTCGAGGGCGTTCGGTCCGTTCCCGCTCGCCGACGCCGATGAGGTATCAGTCCCGGCTCTTTCCCCTTCGCTCCCGGAACGGCCCGATCCGCCGCACCCCGCGAGGACCGTCCCGATGCCACCGACGCCGAGCGTGCGGAGCAGGCGGCGCCTCTCTACGGGCGCCGGGTCGTCGTCCATCGGGCGACCCTGGGTCGGCGAGCGGCCTATATCTTCTGACAGAACTGCGGGGAGGGCAACACCCAAATCCCGGGAGGCCGAGATTGAGTCAAATGTGCGCCGAGGCCCCCGAGTCCCAGTACTTCAGGGACCTGTACGAACTCGCCAGTTCGGACCTGTCCACGAGCGAAAAGATCGCCCGCGCCATCGACATCGGCCGCGACCGCCTGGACGTCGACTACGGCGTGCTCTCCTACACCGGCGAGGGCAATTACGAGGTCGTCCAGACGAACATCGAGAGCGGGAAGTACGCGCCCGGGTCGGTGACGGAACTGGGCGAGACGTGGTGCCGACACGTCGTCGAAAAGCGCGAGGCCGTCGCGTTCGCGGACGCGGCTGAGAGCCGGTACAGCGACGACATCGCCCGCGAGGTCACGGGCTTGCAGTGCTACGTCGGCGCGCCGGTCGTCGTCGACGGGGAGGTCTACGGGACGATCTGCTTTTCGGCCGACGACCCGCGGCAGACCGAGATCACCGAGAGCGAACAGCAGTTCGTCTCCCTGCTCGGCGAGTGGATCGCCAGCGAGATCGAACAGCAAAAACACACAGAGGAGCTCCGGCGGCAGAACGAGCGGCTCGACGAGTTCACCGGGATCGTCGCCCACGACCTCCGGAATCCGCTGTCTGGCGCGATCGGCTACACCGAGCTCGCGCTCGATCGGACCGAGGGCGAGGTCCACGGCTACCTCGAACGCGTCGCCAGCTCGCTGGAGCGGATGGACGCGCTCATCGGCGAGTGTCTCGTGCTCGCGAAGGAGGGCGCCGACGTCGGCGAGCGCGAGCCGGTCGACCTCGCCTCGGTCGCCGAGGACGCGTGGGAGACCGTCAGCACCGGGAGCGCGACGCTCACCCTCGACGTCGCGAAGACGATCAACGCCGACCGGGCGCGGCTCCAGCGGCTGTTCGAGAACCTCTTCCGGAACGCGAACGAGCACTGCCAGTCGGGCGTGTCGGTGACCGTGAGCGACCACCCGGAGGGCTTCACCGTCAGCGACGACGGACCGGGGCTCCCCGACGCGGTCGCCGCGGCGCTCGAAGACCCCGACGACGTGGAGGACATCAAGGACCTGGGCCTCGGCCTCCTCATCGTCGAACGCGTCGTCACCGGCCACGGGTGGGACCTCGCCGTCGACACCTCCAACGCGGGGACGACGTTCACCGTGACCGGGGTGAACGCGGCCGCGCCGGCCCACCGCCAGTACGTGGAGGCCTGAGCGCCCCCAACGTTCGCCTCACTCCTTCTCGTCGCCGCCGCCGAAGCCGGCCCGCTCCATCGCCCCCCACGACTGCTCGCCGCGGAGGTACTCGACGAGCCCCCGCCAGGCGAGGTACGTCTTGTACTGCCGGTAGCCGAAGTTTTCGAGGACGCCGTACCACAGCAGCCGAACGATCTGTACGGGGTGGTCGTAGCGGTTGTAGCTCCAGACCTCGCTGAAGATACCGAACCACGAGAGGAAGACGCCGAACCCGGTGGTGAGCAGGAAGAACACGAGGAAGAACTCGAAGTTGAGCACGCCCAGGTACACGGCGATCGGGAGCAGCAGGTAGCCGAAGCCCTCGATGAGCGGGCCGAGAGCCTCGGCCGCGGCGAACACCGGGAGGATGTACGTCCCGACGCGGCCGTATTTCGGATTGAACAGCATCCCGCGGTGGGTGACGAGCGTCTCTATCATCCCGCGGTACCACCGCCGTCGCTGCCGGCCCAGCACGCGCCGTGAGGCCGGCACCTCCGTCCAGGCGACCGGCTCGGGGACGAACTCGACGTCGTACTCGATGTCGTGTTCGATCATATACCGATGAAGGCGGACGACGATGTCGAAGTCCTCGGTGATGGTGTCGTGGCGGTAGCCGCCGATCTCGCGGGCGTAGTCCGAGCGGAACACGCCGAAGGCGCCGGAGATGAGGATCAGCCCTTCGAGCCGGTCCAGCCCGAGCCGCCCGGAGTAGAAGGCCCGGAGGTACTCCATCACCTGGAGGCCGGGGAGGCCGGTCTTCGGGAGGTGGACCTCCTCGACGACGCCGTCCTTGACGACGCAGTCGTTGGCGACGCGGATCGTCCCGCCGGTGGCGACGACCCGCTGGGGGTCCCGGAGGAAGGGGCGGACGATCTGCAAGAGCGCGTCGCGTTCGATGATCGTGTCGGAGTCGACCGCACAGAACAGCTCCTTGTCGGTCAGCCACAGCCCGGCGTTGAGCGCGTCGCTCTTGCCGCCGTTTGCCTTGTCGACGACGAGTAGGTTCTCGTAGGTCTCCGAGCGGTACGTCCCTCGGATCGGCTCGCTGGGGACGTCGTAGGGGATCTCGGCGTCGAGCGGCGCCAGGTCGAACTCCCGGTGGAGCACTTCGAGGGTGTCGTCGGTGGAGCCGTCGTTCACGACGACGATCTCCGTGTCCGGGTAGTTCAGCGTGAGCAGCGAGCGGAGGCTCTCCGTGATCGTCGCCTCCTCGTTGTAGGCGGGAACCAGGACGGCCATCCCGGGGTAGAAGGGGCTCTGGAACGGCCGGAAGGGCGGATTCCACTCGGACTCGCGGACGTCGTCTCTGAGCTCTAAGAGCGACAGCGAGTGGATCAGCAGGTAGTTGATGTTGATGACGACGTAGTAGAGCACGACCACGAGTCCCGAGGCCGTGAGCAGCCAGACCGCGAGCTCGGTGGCCGACGCCATCAGCGAGGCCCTCCCGAGTCCCGCGGCGACGGCGCGACCCTCATCGGCGGCGCTCCGTCGAGACGTCCGCGGCGAGTTCGTCGAACGATGCGTGCGCGGTCGCCCACGACCAGGCGTCGGCGATGGCCGGCGGCGGCGAGACGCCGTATCGCTCGCGGTGCGGGACGAGCGCCTCGGCGGCGGCCACCCGCGCCCGGGACTCCGGTTCCATCGCCGCCAGCCACACCAGCGTCTCGACGGCGTCGGCGTCGCCCCACTCGCCGAGCATCCGATAGACGCTCGCCCGGACGGCCGGCGACGGGTCCATCCCCAGGTCGCCGACGTCGACCTCCCCGCGCAGCGACGGCCGCCAGCCGTACCCGCCGAGCGCCCGCGCCGCCTCGGCCCTCGTGCGCTCGTCCGGGCTCGACAGCGCGGTCACCACCCACGAGAGGTCGGCGTCGCCCACGACGGTGTTGACGTTGCGAGCGACCAAGAGTACCTGCTGCAGGAGCGCCGGGGGCCACGCGTGCGCGTCGGCGGCGGCGCGCTCGAACAGCGGCCCGGGATCGGACTCGACGACGCGATAGAGGGTGTCGATGCCGAAGACGGTGAACGCCTCGGAGGCGTCCCGCAGCAGGAGCCGCACCCCCTTCGACGGGAGGTCCGGGTAGTCGCTCAGGTACAGGACCTTCGCCGCCGCGGCCCGTTCCCGGGGCGTGCCGGTGCAGTGTCGTTCGAGCGCCTCGACGCTCGGGGGGTCCTGCAACAGCCCCAGCCAGGTGAGCGCGCCGAGCCGCTCGTAGTAGTCGCCGTTTGCCAGGTCCGCCCGCGCCCGTTCGGGGATTCCGAGCGCCTCCCCGAGTCCGAAGAGCGCCCGCGCGTCGCTGCCGCGGAGTTCCCGCAGGTACTCGTCCAGGAGCTCCTCCGTGACCGATCGCTCGCGCGTCGAGAGCGTCGCGACCCACGCCTCCCAGTCCGGGTCGTCGCCGCCGTACAGCCGCTGCAGGAGGCCCGCGCGGAGGTCTTCCCGGACCGCGTCGCGGCGGCGCCGCCGCAGGTAGCGCAGCACCGAGTAGCCGATCGTCAGCACCGCCGTCGAGAAGAGCAGCGACAGGAGCACGAGCGCCGACAGGACGACGATCCATCGGGGGACGGCACCGACCTGCAGCGCCGCGAGCGTTCGGGCGGACATCTCACTCGTCGAGGACTTTCCGGATCCGGGCGAGGAGTTCGTTCGGGCTGAACGGCTTCGTGATGTAGTCGTCGGACCCCGACTGGAGCCCGTCGAGGACGTCCGCCTCGCGGCCGCGGGAGGTGAGCATCACGACCGGGACGTCCTCGTCGACGCCGACCTCGCCGCGGCGGATGGCCCGGAGCAGTTGGATGCCGCTGAGCCGCGGCATCATCACGTCGAGGACGACGACGTCCGGGTCTGTCTCCATCGTGTCGAGCGTGTCGCGGGCCGCCTGGCCGTCCTCGCAGAGCTGAACCGAGAAGCCGCTCGACGAGAGCTTGTGCTGGAGCAGCGACCGGATCGTGCTGTCGTCGTCGGCGACGACGGCCACCTGAGACACAGGCCGAATTCGGAATACAGCGGTTTCGTTCTTTCGGACACGCGACCCCGTGACGAGGCCGCGGCCGGACGCGCGGCCGTCTCTGCCGCTACTCGTCGCGCCACTTGATCGAACAGCCCTGGGAGGGGGTCTCTTCGACCGGGATCTCCTCGCCCGCGAGCAGCGCCTCGACGGCCTCGCGCATCTCGTAGCGCTCGGGCTCGGCGTCTGGGTTCATCGCGTCGTCGATCCGCGAGTGGAACGCCAGGCGGAACGCGTCGCCCTCGTTCGCGAACAGGAACGGGTCCGGCGTGCAGACGGCGCCGTAGTCCCTCGCGACCGCCTGGGACTCGTCGCGGAGGTACGCCGTGTACTCGATTTCGCCGTCCTCGACGCGCTCTCGCATCCGCTCGAAGGAGTCGTCGGGGTACTCCTCGGCGTCGTTGGGGTTGACGCCGACGACCGCGAGGTCGTCGTAGGCGCCGGCCAGGTGATTCAGCTCGTCGACCTTCGCCTCGGCGTAGGGACAGTGGTTGCACGTGAACACCACGAGCAGCGCCTCGTAGTCGGCGAAATCGTCCAGGGTGTACGTGTCGCCGTCGGCGCCGGGCAGCTCGAAATCGGGCGCCTCGTCGCCCCGCTCCAGTTCGGAGTCGGATTCCATCAGAACCATATTGGCAATAGGGTCTCCGCGATGAAATGCGTGTCCGTTCCGGGAAGCGACGCCGCCGCTCGGGGCGTGTTCGGACCGCCGGAGGGTCAGCGTCAGTCGTCGCCGGCGACCGCCGCTCCCGCCGAGGCGTCCGGTCCCGCGTCGCGGACGACCCACCAGCCGAGGCCGAGCGAGAGCGCGCCGACGGCGGCCACGGCGGCGAACGAGGCGCCCAGTCCCACCGCCTCGATCAGGTAGCCGAACGCGGGCGGCGCGACGACGCCGCCGAGCGAGATCCCGATCGTGACGAGCGCGAAGTTCTTCCCGAGGTCGGCCCGCGCGGAGAGCCGGTCGGCCAGGGTCGACCGGGCCGGCCGGGAGAAGCTGATGCTCCCGCTCAGGAGGAGCACGACCACGACTCCCGCGAGCGGGAGCGAGAGCGTCGCCAGGAGCGCCGCGACGACCACGAGCGCCGCGTAGCCGGCGGTCACGACGGGGCCGGCGCCGACGCGGTCGGTGAGGCTCCCGCCCGCGAGGATCAGGCCGGCGCCGACCGCCAGCATCGCCGAGGTGAGCGCGCTCGCCGTGCCGTCCGGGAGCCCGTAGCCGCCCGCGAGCAGGCTCGGCGTGTACGTCCGGATCGTCCACGCCGCGACCGACGTGAGGAAGGCCAACAGCGTGAGCCCGAGGATCCCCTCGGAGGCGACGAGGGTTCGGAAGAGCGACTGGATCCG
This is a stretch of genomic DNA from Halobellus sp. MBLA0158. It encodes these proteins:
- a CDS encoding glycosyltransferase family 2 protein; translated protein: MASATELAVWLLTASGLVVVLYYVVININYLLIHSLSLLELRDDVRESEWNPPFRPFQSPFYPGMAVLVPAYNEEATITESLRSLLTLNYPDTEIVVVNDGSTDDTLEVLHREFDLAPLDAEIPYDVPSEPIRGTYRSETYENLLVVDKANGGKSDALNAGLWLTDKELFCAVDSDTIIERDALLQIVRPFLRDPQRVVATGGTIRVANDCVVKDGVVEEVHLPKTGLPGLQVMEYLRAFYSGRLGLDRLEGLILISGAFGVFRSDYAREIGGYRHDTITEDFDIVVRLHRYMIEHDIEYDVEFVPEPVAWTEVPASRRVLGRQRRRWYRGMIETLVTHRGMLFNPKYGRVGTYILPVFAAAEALGPLIEGFGYLLLPIAVYLGVLNFEFFLVFFLLTTGFGVFLSWFGIFSEVWSYNRYDHPVQIVRLLWYGVLENFGYRQYKTYLAWRGLVEYLRGEQSWGAMERAGFGGGDEKE
- a CDS encoding DUF1918 domain-containing protein, whose amino-acid sequence is MEFEEDDSVVLHDKHSEFDGEVGTITQVVETMFGDATYTVGFDDGQEVGISADQLELAEDADDESDAE
- a CDS encoding HEAT repeat domain-containing protein; translated protein: MSARTLAALQVGAVPRWIVVLSALVLLSLLFSTAVLTIGYSVLRYLRRRRRDAVREDLRAGLLQRLYGGDDPDWEAWVATLSTRERSVTEELLDEYLRELRGSDARALFGLGEALGIPERARADLANGDYYERLGALTWLGLLQDPPSVEALERHCTGTPRERAAAAKVLYLSDYPDLPSKGVRLLLRDASEAFTVFGIDTLYRVVESDPGPLFERAAADAHAWPPALLQQVLLVARNVNTVVGDADLSWVVTALSSPDERTRAEAARALGGYGWRPSLRGEVDVGDLGMDPSPAVRASVYRMLGEWGDADAVETLVWLAAMEPESRARVAAAEALVPHRERYGVSPPPAIADAWSWATAHASFDELAADVSTERRR
- a CDS encoding thioredoxin family protein translates to MVLMESDSELERGDEAPDFELPGADGDTYTLDDFADYEALLVVFTCNHCPYAEAKVDELNHLAGAYDDLAVVGVNPNDAEEYPDDSFERMRERVEDGEIEYTAYLRDESQAVARDYGAVCTPDPFLFANEGDAFRLAFHSRIDDAMNPDAEPERYEMREAVEALLAGEEIPVEETPSQGCSIKWRDE
- a CDS encoding response regulator transcription factor, which gives rise to MSQVAVVADDDSTIRSLLQHKLSSSGFSVQLCEDGQAARDTLDTMETDPDVVVLDVMMPRLSGIQLLRAIRRGEVGVDEDVPVVMLTSRGREADVLDGLQSGSDDYITKPFSPNELLARIRKVLDE
- a CDS encoding RNA-binding protein; the protein is MPRIPFHYVDLRTFCYETEDEKRVESALRTFLPEDFEVERTESEGHHGDRIVVLSARVENADDVRHVLGRLATLPAFEDLLSELDERVTDNTELFLRLDKQSAFRGEVRRGGGITLRAKVEAYPATKEAAVENAREALDRAEELTSDRGRSGE
- a CDS encoding sensor histidine kinase; the protein is MCAEAPESQYFRDLYELASSDLSTSEKIARAIDIGRDRLDVDYGVLSYTGEGNYEVVQTNIESGKYAPGSVTELGETWCRHVVEKREAVAFADAAESRYSDDIAREVTGLQCYVGAPVVVDGEVYGTICFSADDPRQTEITESEQQFVSLLGEWIASEIEQQKHTEELRRQNERLDEFTGIVAHDLRNPLSGAIGYTELALDRTEGEVHGYLERVASSLERMDALIGECLVLAKEGADVGEREPVDLASVAEDAWETVSTGSATLTLDVAKTINADRARLQRLFENLFRNANEHCQSGVSVTVSDHPEGFTVSDDGPGLPDAVAAALEDPDDVEDIKDLGLGLLIVERVVTGHGWDLAVDTSNAGTTFTVTGVNAAAPAHRQYVEA